The Bacteroidales bacterium genome includes the window GAGAATGTATCAATTAAGTTCATGATATATTTTTTATATATGTTTAATTTATTAAAATGATAATTTAATTTTTGCTGATTTAATTTTATCAAAATTAATTAATACTTTTTTTAAAACTGATGTTTCTTTTTTACTTATAATATTATTATTAGTTTCTAATTCAATTTCAGTTGTTTTTACTTTAATTAATTTTCCTGTGATTCTTTCACCTTCGTTTGAAATTAGTATTAAATTTTTTCCTATGTTTTTTTTATATTGGTCTATTACCATAAATGGTTGATTTAATCCGGGAGACGAAACTTCTAATTTAAAATCTTCAACATCTTTGTTGAGATTTTTTTCAACATATTTGCTAACTTCAACACATTCGTCAATATTGATACCTTTGTTACTGTCTAATTTAATTTTAATATTGTTATTATTATCAATAGATATGTCAACAATAAACAGATTAGAACCTAATATTTTATTCTGTACAATTTGATATATATTATCAACTTTGATCATAAAAATCAGTAATAAAATAGG containing:
- the rimP gene encoding ribosome assembly cofactor RimP yields the protein MIKVDNIYQIVQNKILGSNLFIVDISIDNNNNIKIKLDSNKGINIDECVEVSKYVEKNLNKDVEDFKLEVSSPGLNQPFMVIDQYKKNIGKNLILISNEGERITGKLIKVKTTEIELETNNNIISKKETSVLKKVLINFDKIKSAKIKLSF